A stretch of Peteryoungia algae DNA encodes these proteins:
- the mltA gene encoding murein transglycosylase A — translation MSEATSAFRLKPVPFQDLPGWSLDDPSSLWSAMTDCRNYLQSVKSYKAGALGLTAEDLRPLLELASQTVPRNAAEARSFFEGETRPFLIEPTSSRSGLVTAFYEPEVDVSDSQDHEYRHPFYRRPTDLVDVDDIGRPSAALDPSYAFALQTEKGLVPYPDRRAIDEGWLEGRHLEIAWARSKVDVFFAHVQGAARLRYPDGRLRRITYAAKAGHPFSGIGRLLIDLDEIPEAKISMQSIRAWLAEHPDRVDEILWHNRSYIFFREAEVDDLSRGPIAAAKVPLIAGRSLAVDRQIHTFGFPFFIHAAGLTHMDGGRDFARAMLALDTGSAIVGPARGDIFTGLGDEAGLLAGAVRNAADFYILIPKQAAERFV, via the coding sequence ATGAGCGAGGCTACTTCTGCCTTTCGCCTGAAGCCGGTGCCATTCCAGGATCTGCCCGGCTGGAGCCTCGACGATCCTTCATCTCTCTGGTCTGCCATGACCGACTGCCGGAATTACCTGCAGTCGGTCAAATCATACAAGGCGGGCGCTTTGGGGCTCACCGCAGAAGATCTGCGGCCGCTACTGGAACTCGCAAGCCAGACCGTTCCGCGCAATGCTGCCGAGGCGCGATCATTTTTCGAGGGCGAGACCCGTCCTTTTCTGATCGAGCCCACCAGCTCACGATCAGGTCTCGTCACAGCGTTCTACGAGCCGGAGGTGGATGTCAGTGATTCGCAGGATCACGAATATCGCCATCCATTTTACCGCCGCCCCACCGACCTCGTGGATGTAGACGACATCGGTCGACCGAGTGCTGCCCTCGATCCGTCATACGCTTTCGCCTTGCAGACGGAAAAAGGGCTTGTGCCTTATCCCGATCGTCGGGCGATCGATGAGGGCTGGCTTGAGGGCAGGCATCTTGAAATCGCCTGGGCCCGTTCGAAGGTCGATGTTTTTTTTGCCCATGTTCAGGGCGCCGCCCGTCTTCGATATCCCGATGGGCGGCTTCGGCGGATAACTTACGCCGCGAAGGCCGGACATCCTTTTTCGGGGATCGGCCGTCTCCTGATTGATCTCGATGAGATTCCGGAAGCGAAGATTTCGATGCAGTCGATCCGGGCGTGGCTGGCCGAACACCCTGACAGGGTCGACGAAATCCTTTGGCACAACAGGTCATATATCTTCTTTCGCGAAGCCGAAGTGGACGATCTGTCGCGTGGGCCAATTGCGGCGGCCAAGGTGCCACTGATTGCCGGACGGTCTCTTGCGGTCGATCGCCAGATCCATACCTTCGGATTTCCCTTTTTCATTCACGCCGCTGGCCTGACCCATATGGATGGCGGGCGTGATTTCGCACGCGCCATGCTGGCGCTCGATACGGGTTCTGCGATTGTGGGGCCTGCCCGCGGCGATATCTTTACGGGGTTGGGCGATGAGGCCGGGCTGTTGGCTGGTGCCGTGCGCAATGCGGCTGACTTCTATATACTGATCCCGAAGCAGGCGGCAGAGAGGTTTGTCTGA
- a CDS encoding Smr/MutS family protein, whose amino-acid sequence MSGGPKLNSEDRILWGKVARSTRPMPGRMEELLGFEEQFEMSVAEKDVPALNRAALSSPAIKGEAERKPAPHVHHPLEKPVKRKLSRGHLALEARIDLHGLIQSEAHGMLLDFLLRAHERGLRHVLVITGKGSSLGSEGALKRAVPLWFAMPEFRFIISSYEPAGRQHGGEGALYVRLSRRGQDRR is encoded by the coding sequence GTGTCGGGTGGACCAAAGCTCAATTCGGAAGATCGGATCCTCTGGGGCAAGGTCGCGCGTTCGACTCGCCCGATGCCTGGACGCATGGAAGAACTGCTGGGCTTCGAGGAACAGTTCGAGATGTCCGTTGCGGAAAAGGATGTGCCTGCTCTGAACCGGGCCGCCTTGTCGTCGCCGGCAATCAAGGGTGAAGCCGAGCGTAAACCTGCACCGCATGTGCATCACCCGCTGGAGAAGCCGGTCAAGCGCAAGCTCTCCCGCGGTCACCTGGCACTGGAAGCTCGTATCGACCTTCACGGACTGATCCAGAGTGAAGCGCATGGCATGCTTCTGGACTTTCTGCTTCGTGCCCATGAGCGTGGCCTGAGGCATGTTCTGGTCATCACGGGCAAAGGCAGTTCGCTCGGCAGCGAAGGTGCGCTGAAGCGCGCAGTTCCGTTGTGGTTCGCCATGCCGGAGTTTCGTTTCATCATCTCCTCTTATGAACCGGCCGGTCGTCAGCACGGCGGGGAGGGTGCCCTCTATGTGCGGCTGTCCCGTCGCGGGCAGGATCGCCGATGA
- a CDS encoding helix-turn-helix domain-containing protein, with amino-acid sequence MTPFGDALRHLRKRKGVSQKEMAAAIGVSPAYLSALEHGKRGLPNFDFLQRVAGYFNIIWDEAEELFSTAGRSDPRIVVDTSGMKPEYTAFANDLAKLIRQLSPDVIREMQDILDTAKKRP; translated from the coding sequence ATGACACCATTCGGCGATGCGCTGCGGCATTTGCGAAAGCGCAAGGGCGTCTCACAGAAAGAAATGGCGGCGGCCATCGGCGTATCGCCCGCCTATCTCTCGGCACTCGAGCACGGCAAGCGCGGCCTTCCGAACTTCGACTTCCTGCAGCGCGTGGCCGGATACTTCAACATCATATGGGACGAGGCCGAGGAGCTCTTCTCGACCGCCGGTCGGTCCGATCCCCGGATCGTAGTCGATACATCCGGAATGAAGCCGGAATACACCGCCTTTGCCAATGATCTGGCCAAGCTGATTCGCCAGCTCTCTCCCGATGTGATACGAGAAATGCAGGATATTCTGGATACCGCCAAAAAACGGCCGTGA
- the gyrB gene encoding DNA topoisomerase (ATP-hydrolyzing) subunit B yields the protein MTDLPIAENDGPAEYGADSIKVLKGLDAVRKRPGMYIGDTDDGSGLHHMVYEVVDNAIDEALAGHADIVTVTLNADGSVTVTDNGRGIPTDIHTGEGVSAAEVIMTQLHAGGKFDQNSYKVSGGLHGVGVSVVNALSVKLNLKIRRNNKLHEITFTHGVADGPLKVIGEYEGRSGTEVTFLPSTETFTNVDFDYGTLEHRLRELAFLNSGVRILLTDKRKSDIRQEEMLYDGGLEAFVRYLDRSKKPLVDKPVAIRGEKDGITVEVAMWWNDSYHENVLCFTNNIPQRDGGTHMAGFRGALTRQVTSYADSSGITKKEKVSLQGEDCREGLTAVLSVKVPDPKFSSQTKDKLVSSEVRPVVENLVNEALSTWFEEHPTEAKILVGKVVEAAVAREAARKARELTRRKGALDIASLPGKLADCSERDPAKSELFLVEGDSAGGSAKQGRSRENQAILPLRGKILNVERARFDKMLSSQEIGTLITALGTSIGKDEFNADKLRYHKIIIMTDADVDGAHIRTLLLTFFFRQMPELIERGHLYIAQPPLYKVARGKSVQYLKDEKALEDYLITMGLEEATLTLASGEVRAGPDLRDVIQDALRLRSLIDGLHSRYSRNVIEQAAIAGALNPELTGNREQAEATAALVASRLDMIAEETERGWQGFVTDEGGLRFERVVRGVKEVASVDVALIGSADARHMDQMSARLREIYSEPPVLTRKDGRSEMSGPRALLDSIFATGRKGLSMQRYKGLGEMNAEQLWETTLDPNVRSLLQVKVNDATDADGLFSRLMGDEVEPRRDFIQENALSVANLDI from the coding sequence ATGACCGACTTGCCGATCGCGGAAAATGATGGACCGGCCGAATACGGCGCGGACTCGATCAAGGTTCTGAAGGGACTGGATGCCGTCCGCAAGCGCCCCGGTATGTATATTGGTGATACGGACGACGGCTCTGGTCTGCATCACATGGTCTACGAAGTCGTCGACAATGCGATCGACGAGGCTCTGGCCGGTCATGCCGACATCGTCACCGTGACGCTGAATGCTGACGGCTCGGTTACGGTGACCGACAATGGGCGCGGCATTCCGACGGACATTCATACCGGCGAAGGCGTATCTGCGGCAGAAGTCATCATGACGCAGCTCCATGCCGGCGGCAAATTCGACCAGAACTCCTACAAGGTCTCCGGCGGTCTGCACGGCGTCGGTGTCTCGGTCGTCAATGCGCTTTCGGTCAAGCTCAATTTGAAGATCCGTCGCAACAACAAGCTGCACGAGATCACCTTCACCCATGGCGTGGCCGATGGGCCACTGAAGGTGATCGGCGAATATGAAGGTCGCTCGGGAACGGAAGTGACCTTCCTTCCCAGCACCGAGACCTTCACCAATGTCGATTTCGACTATGGAACGCTCGAGCATCGCCTGCGCGAACTCGCCTTCCTGAATTCTGGCGTTCGGATCCTTCTGACTGACAAGCGCAAGTCGGACATCCGCCAGGAAGAAATGCTGTACGACGGCGGTTTGGAAGCCTTCGTGCGTTATCTCGACCGCTCCAAGAAGCCGCTCGTTGACAAGCCGGTTGCCATCAGGGGCGAGAAGGACGGCATCACTGTCGAAGTCGCCATGTGGTGGAACGACAGCTATCACGAGAATGTCCTCTGCTTCACCAACAACATTCCCCAGCGCGACGGCGGCACGCATATGGCCGGGTTTCGTGGCGCACTGACCCGTCAGGTCACTTCCTATGCCGATAGTTCAGGCATCACGAAAAAGGAAAAGGTCTCGCTGCAGGGCGAAGACTGCCGCGAAGGCCTGACGGCTGTTCTGTCGGTCAAGGTTCCCGATCCGAAATTCTCGTCCCAGACCAAGGACAAGCTTGTTTCGTCAGAGGTTCGCCCTGTTGTCGAAAACCTCGTGAATGAGGCCCTCAGCACCTGGTTCGAGGAGCATCCGACGGAGGCCAAGATCCTCGTCGGCAAGGTCGTCGAGGCAGCTGTGGCCCGTGAAGCCGCGCGCAAGGCTCGTGAACTCACGCGCCGCAAGGGCGCTCTGGACATCGCCTCACTGCCGGGCAAATTGGCGGACTGCTCCGAACGTGATCCGGCCAAGTCCGAACTGTTCCTCGTCGAGGGTGATTCGGCAGGTGGTTCCGCAAAGCAGGGCCGTTCGCGCGAAAACCAGGCAATCCTGCCGCTGCGAGGCAAAATCCTGAACGTTGAGCGCGCGCGCTTTGACAAGATGCTGTCGAGCCAGGAAATTGGCACGCTGATCACCGCATTGGGCACATCGATCGGCAAGGACGAATTCAACGCCGACAAGCTGCGCTATCACAAGATCATCATCATGACCGATGCTGACGTGGATGGCGCCCATATCAGAACCCTGCTGCTGACCTTCTTCTTCCGCCAGATGCCGGAATTGATCGAGCGCGGCCATCTCTACATCGCACAGCCGCCGCTCTACAAGGTAGCTCGCGGCAAGTCCGTTCAGTACCTGAAGGACGAAAAGGCGCTGGAAGACTACCTGATCACAATGGGTCTCGAGGAAGCCACGCTGACGCTTGCCAGTGGCGAGGTGCGCGCTGGGCCGGACCTGCGAGACGTGATCCAGGATGCGCTGCGTCTGCGCTCGCTGATCGACGGCCTTCATTCCCGCTATAGCCGCAATGTGATCGAACAGGCGGCTATCGCCGGCGCTCTCAATCCGGAGCTGACCGGAAACCGCGAGCAGGCCGAGGCTACTGCAGCTCTGGTCGCAAGCCGCCTCGACATGATTGCCGAAGAGACCGAGCGCGGCTGGCAGGGTTTCGTCACGGACGAAGGCGGTCTTCGCTTCGAGCGCGTTGTCCGTGGTGTCAAGGAAGTGGCATCCGTGGACGTGGCGTTGATAGGCTCCGCCGATGCGCGCCACATGGACCAGATGTCCGCGCGTCTGCGCGAGATCTATTCCGAACCGCCGGTGCTGACCCGCAAGGATGGCCGCAGCGAGATGTCGGGCCCGCGTGCGCTGCTGGACTCCATTTTCGCCACGGGCCGGAAAGGCCTTTCCATGCAGCGATACAAGGGTCTGGGTGAAATGAACGCCGAGCAGCTCTGGGAAACCACGCTCGACCCGAATGTTCGCTCACTGCTGCAGGTCAAGGTCAACGACGCGACCGATGCAGACGGTTTGTTCTCGCGCCTGATGGGCGACGAAGTCGAGCCGCGTCGTGATTTCATTCAGGAAAACGCGCTGAGCGTTGCCAATCTCGACATCTGA
- a CDS encoding polyhydroxyalkanoate depolymerase has translation MFYQLYELNHAFMAPFRASADAMNLAWKNPLNPWSHTVVGRTFSAGFEVFERVTRRYGKPAFGLPTTTVDGESVTVEEEIVWRKPFCDLIHFKRHLPAGADKGPRILIVAPMSGHYATLLRGTVEALLPNADVYISDWIDARMVPVTEGDFDLDDYIDYVIDMLHHLGPDTHVVAVCQPSVPVLAAVAVMEAEGDTCAPASMTLMGGPIDTRINPTAVNQLAQDKPLEWFRDNVIMQVPWPQPGVMRNVYPGFLQLSGFMSMNLDRHMIAHKEFYMHLVKNDGDSAEKHRDFYDEYLAVMDLTAEFYLQTVDTVFIKHSLPKGEMMHRGKRIDTTAIRNVALLTVEGENDDISGLGQTKAAQTICTNIPEHMRMHYMQPDVGHYGVFNGSRFRREIAPRIVQFATTHGKSLKATTPVKRVIKGGKSL, from the coding sequence ATGTTCTATCAGCTCTACGAACTGAACCACGCTTTCATGGCACCATTCCGGGCCAGCGCCGACGCGATGAATCTTGCCTGGAAGAACCCTTTGAATCCGTGGTCGCATACCGTCGTCGGGCGTACCTTTTCCGCCGGTTTCGAAGTCTTCGAGCGTGTGACGCGCCGCTATGGCAAGCCGGCCTTTGGTTTGCCAACGACCACAGTCGATGGCGAGAGTGTCACGGTCGAGGAAGAAATCGTCTGGCGCAAGCCCTTCTGCGATCTGATCCATTTCAAGCGTCACCTGCCGGCCGGCGCAGACAAAGGCCCGCGGATTCTCATCGTGGCGCCGATGTCAGGCCACTATGCCACCTTGTTGCGCGGTACCGTGGAAGCCTTGCTCCCGAACGCCGACGTCTACATCAGCGACTGGATCGATGCTCGCATGGTGCCGGTCACCGAAGGCGACTTCGACCTCGATGACTACATCGATTACGTCATCGACATGCTTCACCACCTCGGACCGGACACGCATGTCGTCGCCGTGTGTCAGCCCTCGGTGCCGGTTCTGGCTGCTGTTGCGGTGATGGAAGCCGAAGGTGACACCTGTGCTCCGGCCTCGATGACGCTCATGGGTGGGCCCATCGACACCCGTATCAATCCGACTGCCGTCAATCAGCTGGCACAGGACAAGCCGCTCGAATGGTTCCGCGACAATGTCATCATGCAGGTGCCGTGGCCGCAGCCGGGGGTCATGCGAAACGTCTATCCGGGCTTCCTGCAACTCTCGGGCTTCATGTCGATGAACCTTGACAGGCACATGATCGCCCACAAGGAGTTCTATATGCACCTCGTCAAGAATGACGGGGACTCCGCGGAAAAACATCGCGACTTCTACGACGAATACCTGGCGGTCATGGATCTGACGGCGGAATTCTATTTGCAGACTGTCGATACCGTCTTCATCAAGCATTCCTTGCCGAAGGGTGAGATGATGCATCGGGGGAAGCGCATCGATACCACCGCCATCCGCAACGTTGCTCTGCTGACGGTGGAAGGCGAGAACGACGACATTTCGGGTCTTGGACAGACGAAGGCGGCGCAGACGATCTGCACGAACATCCCCGAGCATATGCGGATGCACTACATGCAGCCGGATGTCGGTCACTATGGCGTCTTCAACGGCTCGCGTTTCCGCCGTGAAATCGCGCCGCGCATTGTCCAGTTCGCCACGACCCACGGCAAGAGCCTGAAGGCAACGACGCCGGTGAAACGCGTCATCAAGGGTGGCAAGTCTCTCTGA
- a CDS encoding DUF2852 domain-containing protein, producing MNQSALLRPDWTPATVALMVLGFMVFWPLGLAMLAYILFGEKFQNFKREANQKADSAFTWCRSNSYTAPSSTGNVAFDDWRKAELGRLDEERRRLDEMRAEFDNYARELRRAKDQEEFDRFMRDRQQMKTAGESGPTQGFTGN from the coding sequence ATGAACCAGTCAGCACTGCTTCGGCCGGATTGGACTCCGGCAACCGTCGCCTTGATGGTGCTCGGCTTCATGGTTTTCTGGCCGCTCGGTCTGGCCATGCTTGCCTACATCCTGTTCGGTGAGAAGTTCCAGAACTTCAAGCGGGAGGCCAATCAGAAGGCCGATAGCGCTTTCACCTGGTGCCGCTCCAACAGCTACACCGCCCCCAGCTCGACCGGCAACGTCGCCTTTGACGACTGGCGCAAGGCAGAACTCGGGCGTCTTGATGAAGAACGTCGCCGCCTCGACGAGATGCGTGCCGAATTCGACAACTACGCCCGCGAGCTTCGTCGGGCGAAGGACCAGGAAGAATTCGACCGTTTCATGCGTGACCGCCAGCAGATGAAGACTGCGGGCGAATCCGGTCCCACTCAGGGCTTCACCGGCAACTGA
- a CDS encoding M48 family metallopeptidase: protein MFPLLKKLKPQKAPAIQLDRAIAVDGRSIPLTIRKNSRATRITLRIEPGGRALKMTIPPGLREKDIDDFLDRHQGWLSTKLKRQKPAGSIEDGGEILLRGVAHRIVHTGQLRGLTQSIDSEIGHVLSVSGLEDHLSRRVADFLKKEARRDLERLVEHHARNVGKPVNSMTLKDTRSRWGSCSWDGKLSFSWRIVMAPPIVIDYLAAHEVAHLREMNHGPAFWALCRKLCPEMDEAKAWLKRHGSALHAIDFS, encoded by the coding sequence ATGTTTCCCCTGCTCAAGAAGCTGAAACCGCAAAAAGCCCCGGCAATCCAGCTGGACCGCGCAATTGCCGTGGATGGACGATCCATTCCGCTGACCATTCGCAAGAACAGCCGCGCAACCCGCATCACGCTCAGGATCGAACCGGGTGGCCGTGCGCTGAAGATGACCATACCGCCCGGATTGCGTGAAAAGGACATCGACGACTTCCTAGATCGGCATCAGGGCTGGCTCAGTACGAAGCTCAAGCGGCAGAAACCGGCCGGTAGTATCGAGGATGGCGGCGAGATCCTCCTGCGCGGTGTGGCCCACCGGATCGTTCATACGGGACAATTGCGCGGCCTCACACAGTCGATCGACAGCGAGATTGGTCATGTGCTGAGCGTCAGTGGTCTTGAAGATCACCTCTCGCGGCGTGTTGCCGATTTCCTGAAGAAGGAAGCACGCCGCGATCTGGAGCGATTGGTTGAGCATCATGCCAGGAATGTCGGCAAGCCGGTCAACAGCATGACCCTCAAGGACACCCGCAGCCGCTGGGGTTCGTGCTCCTGGGATGGCAAGCTCAGCTTTTCCTGGCGCATAGTCATGGCGCCGCCCATTGTAATCGACTATCTGGCCGCTCACGAAGTTGCGCACCTGCGCGAGATGAACCATGGTCCGGCCTTCTGGGCGCTCTGCCGCAAACTCTGCCCCGAAATGGACGAGGCCAAGGCCTGGCTGAAGCGTCACGGTTCAGCATTGCATGCAATCGACTTTTCCTGA
- a CDS encoding phosphoribosylanthranilate isomerase: MRPDIKICGLRTPEAVDRAAERGASHIGFIFFDKSPRNIEPDIAGVLADRVRGRVKSVAVTVDADNDELDEIIALMRPDILQFHGHESPERLLTVKAVTGLPIMKAFSIRDADDLRRIEPYIGIADRFLFDAKPPAGSNLPGGNGVTFDWRLLRSLDDSVEYMLSGGLNKANIAEALRETGARAIDVSSGVESAPGIKDLQMMDEFFAAVAEASRAQPVSGSVK, translated from the coding sequence ATGAGACCCGATATCAAGATCTGCGGACTGAGGACGCCGGAGGCGGTCGATCGCGCGGCCGAGCGCGGCGCGAGCCACATCGGCTTCATATTTTTTGACAAAAGCCCGCGCAATATCGAGCCCGATATCGCAGGTGTGCTCGCCGACCGGGTTCGCGGTCGTGTCAAGAGCGTTGCCGTCACGGTCGATGCCGACAACGACGAACTCGACGAGATCATCGCGTTGATGCGCCCTGATATCCTTCAGTTCCATGGCCACGAAAGCCCGGAGCGCCTGTTGACCGTGAAAGCCGTGACCGGGCTTCCGATCATGAAGGCATTTTCCATCCGCGATGCCGATGACCTGAGGCGTATCGAGCCCTATATAGGGATTGCCGATCGTTTTCTCTTCGATGCAAAGCCGCCTGCCGGATCAAATTTGCCGGGCGGCAATGGTGTTACTTTCGATTGGCGCCTGCTGCGTTCGCTTGACGACAGCGTGGAATACATGCTTTCCGGGGGGCTCAACAAGGCCAACATCGCGGAAGCGCTTCGGGAAACCGGAGCGCGGGCCATCGATGTATCCTCGGGCGTCGAATCCGCGCCAGGCATCAAGGATCTGCAGATGATGGACGAGTTTTTTGCGGCCGTTGCCGAAGCAAGTCGTGCGCAGCCGGTTTCAGGGAGTGTCAAGTGA
- the trpB gene encoding tryptophan synthase subunit beta: MNQSPKPNSFREGPDEDGRFGIFGGRFVAETLMPLILDLQAEWEKAKTDPEFQAELAHLNTHYTGRPSPLYFAERLTEELGGAKIYFKRDELNHTGSHKINNCLGQILLAKRMGKTRIIAETGAGQHGVASATVAARFGIPCVVYMGATDVERQAPNVFRMKLLGAEVKPVTAGHGTLKDAMNEALRDWVTNVDDTYYMIGTAAGPHPYPEMVRDFQSIIGRETREQMLAAEGRLPDMLVAAVGGGSNAIGLFHPFLDDESVRIVGVEAGGKGLEGEEHCASLTAGSPGVLHGNRTYLLQDDDGQIKEGHSISAGLDYPGIGPEHSWLKDMGRVEYVPIRDDEALAAFQLLTRTEGIIPALEPSHALAEVIKRAPDMDKDQIIVMNLCGRGDKDIFTVGKILGMGL; encoded by the coding sequence GTGAACCAGTCACCCAAACCCAATTCCTTCCGTGAAGGTCCCGACGAAGACGGCCGTTTTGGCATCTTCGGTGGCCGCTTCGTTGCCGAGACGTTGATGCCGCTGATCCTCGACCTGCAGGCAGAATGGGAAAAGGCGAAGACGGATCCGGAATTCCAGGCCGAGCTGGCGCATCTCAACACCCATTACACCGGTCGTCCGAGCCCGCTTTATTTCGCCGAACGGCTGACGGAAGAACTCGGCGGCGCGAAGATCTACTTCAAGCGCGATGAGCTGAACCACACTGGTTCGCACAAGATCAACAATTGCCTCGGCCAGATCCTGCTTGCCAAGCGCATGGGCAAGACCCGCATCATCGCGGAAACCGGCGCTGGCCAGCACGGTGTGGCCTCGGCCACGGTTGCGGCCCGCTTCGGCATACCTTGCGTCGTCTACATGGGCGCAACCGACGTCGAGCGCCAGGCGCCGAACGTCTTCCGCATGAAGCTTCTGGGCGCCGAGGTAAAGCCGGTGACGGCGGGCCACGGCACACTCAAGGACGCCATGAACGAGGCGCTGCGCGACTGGGTGACCAATGTCGACGACACCTATTACATGATCGGTACCGCAGCCGGACCGCATCCGTATCCGGAGATGGTTCGCGATTTCCAGTCGATCATCGGGCGCGAGACGCGCGAGCAGATGCTCGCAGCCGAAGGCCGCCTGCCGGATATGCTGGTTGCCGCTGTCGGCGGTGGTTCGAACGCAATCGGGCTGTTCCACCCCTTCCTCGACGACGAGAGTGTCCGCATCGTCGGTGTGGAAGCCGGGGGCAAGGGTCTCGAGGGTGAGGAGCACTGCGCCTCGCTGACAGCAGGATCTCCGGGCGTCCTGCACGGCAACCGCACCTATCTGCTGCAGGATGACGATGGCCAGATCAAGGAAGGTCACTCGATCTCTGCTGGCCTGGATTATCCGGGTATCGGTCCGGAGCATTCCTGGCTGAAGGATATGGGACGCGTCGAATACGTGCCGATCAGGGACGACGAGGCGCTCGCCGCCTTCCAGCTTCTGACGCGCACCGAAGGCATCATCCCGGCGCTCGAGCCGAGCCACGCTCTGGCTGAAGTCATCAAGCGCGCGCCTGACATGGACAAGGACCAGATCATCGTGATGAACCTCTGCGGCCGCGGCGACAAGGACATCTTCACTGTCGGCAAGATTCTCGGTATGGGGCTCTGA
- the trpA gene encoding tryptophan synthase subunit alpha, translating into MTARMDQRFAALKAEGRPALVTYFMGGDPDYDTSLAIMKALPEAGADVIELGMPFSDPMADGPAIQLAGQRALKAGQTLVRTLDLAREFRKTDNETPIVMMGYYNPIYVYGVERFLDDALAAGIDGLIVVDLPPEMDDELCIPARSRDINFVRLATPTTDDKRLPTVLQNTSGFVYYVSMNGITGSSLPDPSRVAGAVQRIKAHTDLPICVGFGVKTAEHARLIGANADGVVVGTAIVNQVATNLTADGKATADTVQAVVTLVRGLASGVRSARLAAAE; encoded by the coding sequence ATGACTGCGCGTATGGACCAACGTTTCGCTGCCTTGAAGGCAGAAGGCCGACCGGCACTCGTCACCTATTTCATGGGCGGCGATCCGGACTATGACACGTCACTTGCGATCATGAAGGCCCTGCCGGAAGCTGGCGCCGACGTCATCGAACTTGGCATGCCATTCTCCGATCCGATGGCAGATGGCCCGGCGATCCAGCTTGCCGGCCAGCGTGCATTGAAGGCCGGCCAGACCCTCGTGCGCACGCTCGATCTCGCGCGCGAATTCCGCAAGACGGACAACGAAACGCCGATCGTGATGATGGGCTACTACAACCCGATCTACGTCTATGGCGTCGAGCGTTTCCTCGATGATGCACTGGCTGCCGGGATCGACGGCCTGATCGTTGTCGACCTGCCGCCGGAAATGGATGACGAACTCTGCATTCCGGCCCGCAGCCGCGACATCAATTTTGTCCGTCTGGCGACACCGACCACGGACGACAAGCGCCTGCCGACCGTTCTTCAGAACACCTCGGGCTTTGTCTATTATGTCTCGATGAACGGCATCACCGGCTCGTCGCTGCCGGATCCCTCGCGCGTCGCCGGCGCCGTCCAGCGGATCAAGGCTCATACCGACCTGCCGATCTGCGTCGGTTTTGGCGTCAAGACCGCCGAGCATGCCCGCCTGATCGGCGCCAATGCCGATGGCGTTGTCGTCGGGACCGCGATCGTCAATCAGGTTGCCACCAATCTCACAGCCGATGGAAAGGCGACGGCGGACACGGTTCAGGCTGTCGTCACCCTGGTGCGCGGTCTGGCAAGCGGGGTGCGTTCAGCGCGCCTTGCTGCTGCCGAATAA
- the accD gene encoding acetyl-CoA carboxylase, carboxyltransferase subunit beta produces MNWITNYVRPRINSMLGRREVPENLWIKCPETGEMVFHKDLEENKWVIPASGYHMKMPAKARLTDLFDDGKYEALPQPKVAQDPLKFRDSKKYTDRLRDSRIKTDQEDTIVAGVGSVQGLKLVAVVHEFNFMGGSLGIAAGEAIVKAFERAIKEECPLVMFPASGGARMQEGILSLMQLPRTTVAVDMLKEAGQPYIVVLTNPTTGGVTASYAMLGDLHIAEPGAEICFAGKRVIEQTIREKLPEGFQTSEYLLEHGMVDLVVKRHDIPDTLARVLKIMTKRPAEDITVPAAVEKPAEKASA; encoded by the coding sequence GTGAACTGGATCACCAACTATGTGCGCCCGCGCATCAATTCCATGCTGGGTCGCCGCGAAGTTCCGGAAAACCTCTGGATCAAGTGCCCGGAAACGGGCGAGATGGTCTTCCACAAGGATCTGGAAGAGAACAAGTGGGTCATCCCGGCCTCCGGCTATCACATGAAGATGCCGGCCAAGGCGCGCCTGACCGATCTCTTCGATGACGGCAAGTATGAGGCACTGCCGCAGCCGAAGGTGGCGCAGGATCCTTTGAAGTTCCGCGATTCCAAAAAATACACGGATCGCCTGAGAGACAGCCGTATCAAGACCGACCAGGAAGACACGATCGTTGCAGGCGTTGGCAGCGTGCAGGGTCTGAAGCTCGTCGCCGTCGTCCACGAATTCAACTTCATGGGCGGCTCGCTCGGTATCGCCGCCGGCGAAGCGATCGTGAAGGCCTTCGAGCGCGCCATCAAGGAAGAGTGCCCGCTGGTCATGTTCCCGGCTTCGGGTGGGGCACGCATGCAGGAAGGCATCCTTTCGCTCATGCAGCTGCCGCGCACGACCGTGGCTGTCGACATGCTCAAGGAAGCCGGCCAGCCCTATATCGTCGTTCTGACAAACCCGACCACCGGCGGCGTCACTGCCTCCTATGCCATGCTGGGCGATCTTCACATCGCCGAACCTGGTGCCGAGATCTGCTTTGCCGGCAAGCGCGTTATCGAACAGACGATCCGCGAGAAGCTTCCTGAAGGCTTCCAGACGTCGGAATATCTCCTTGAGCACGGCATGGTCGACTTGGTCGTCAAGCGCCATGACATTCCCGACACGCTCGCGCGGGTTTTGAAGATCATGACCAAGCGCCCGGCCGAAGACATCACCGTGCCTGCCGCGGTGGAGAAGCCGGCTGAGAAGGCCTCGGCCTGA